One Pseudomonas tolaasii NCPPB 2192 genomic window carries:
- a CDS encoding sensor histidine kinase: MITKTRQKARPFAISRWSVQRKLVLAFWLVSVIPTMIAAELAATTLSQIFDSNVRIWLQESTKIVKDEIGDILHDNARMAKLFLRYTSPPSSKQAAKHDRLTADIADATDIDVVALIRSSDHKVMFSTASDDIVKQIDLTSNAVLQTVQVAGVSTGLVVSTFETTQEGVDYLLLVATYLDSSFLTSVADVHSLDLRLYLANPSGFNEIFSTQRFENHPSRIPKDVETAMRSTRQPSEQFTNNYSGLYWPIFNDAGDLQGVIFSGLLRHTSLVGLVNQSNLFVLIFLLSSALSLGAGVLVSRRLTQPLRDLSQGVNAVISGNYEHRVRVTGGDELAQLSSTFNHMTERLGELHHLEAQLRRRDRLHALGEVAMGLAHEIRNPLGIIKTATQLLHRRVDLPETDKRHLEYVISEVSRINDLITEFLDFAKPNAPLRVLQPARVLVEEILGFCSPELATHNIDAHIDDQAPGATLYADAKQLKQACLNLILNAIDAMPEGGRLTLGIRTVDDNTVISIADTGQGIPADMIERIFTPFVTTKAQGTGLGLAKVYSIMESHDGSIECASEKDAGATFSLFIPAQGEDDGEDEEGHDA; the protein is encoded by the coding sequence ATGATCACCAAGACCCGCCAGAAAGCCCGCCCTTTTGCCATTTCGCGCTGGAGTGTCCAGCGCAAGCTGGTGCTGGCGTTTTGGCTGGTCAGCGTGATTCCCACCATGATCGCCGCCGAGCTGGCAGCAACCACGCTGTCGCAGATTTTCGACAGTAACGTGCGCATCTGGCTGCAAGAGTCGACCAAAATCGTCAAGGACGAGATCGGCGACATCCTTCATGACAACGCGCGCATGGCCAAGCTGTTTCTGCGCTACACCAGCCCGCCTTCCAGCAAGCAGGCGGCCAAACACGACCGGTTGACGGCGGACATTGCCGACGCCACCGATATCGATGTGGTCGCGCTGATTCGCAGCAGTGACCACAAGGTGATGTTCAGCACGGCCTCCGATGACATCGTCAAACAGATCGACCTGACCAGCAACGCGGTGCTGCAAACGGTACAAGTGGCTGGCGTCAGCACGGGCCTGGTGGTCTCGACCTTCGAAACTACCCAGGAGGGCGTCGATTACCTGCTGTTGGTGGCCACTTACCTGGACAGCAGTTTCCTGACCAGTGTGGCCGATGTGCACTCCCTGGACTTGCGCCTGTACCTGGCCAACCCGTCGGGGTTCAACGAGATTTTCTCGACCCAGCGCTTTGAGAATCATCCGTCGCGCATTCCCAAGGATGTGGAGACGGCGATGCGCAGCACCCGGCAACCCAGCGAGCAATTCACCAACAACTACAGCGGGTTGTACTGGCCGATCTTCAACGATGCCGGCGACCTGCAAGGGGTGATTTTCAGCGGCTTGCTGCGCCATACCAGCCTGGTGGGGCTGGTGAATCAGAGCAACCTGTTCGTGCTGATTTTCCTGCTCAGCTCGGCGTTGTCCCTCGGCGCCGGGGTGCTGGTGTCGCGGCGCCTGACCCAGCCGCTGCGGGATTTGTCCCAGGGCGTGAACGCGGTGATCTCGGGCAACTACGAGCATCGCGTGCGGGTGACCGGCGGCGATGAGCTGGCGCAACTGAGCAGCACCTTCAACCACATGACCGAGCGCCTGGGCGAGTTGCACCACCTCGAAGCCCAATTGCGCCGCCGCGACCGGCTGCACGCCCTCGGCGAAGTCGCCATGGGCCTGGCCCACGAAATCCGCAACCCGCTGGGCATCATCAAGACAGCCACCCAGTTGCTGCACCGCCGCGTCGACCTGCCGGAAACCGACAAGCGCCACCTGGAATACGTGATCAGCGAGGTCAGCCGCATCAACGACCTGATCACCGAGTTTCTCGATTTCGCCAAGCCCAACGCGCCCCTTCGGGTGTTGCAGCCGGCACGTGTGCTGGTAGAGGAAATTCTCGGGTTTTGCAGCCCGGAGCTGGCGACCCACAACATCGATGCCCACATCGATGACCAGGCCCCCGGTGCAACGCTGTATGCCGATGCCAAACAGCTCAAGCAGGCTTGCCTGAACCTGATTCTCAACGCCATCGACGCGATGCCCGAAGGCGGGCGTCTGACCCTGGGCATTCGCACGGTAGATGACAACACGGTGATCAGCATCGCCGACACCGGCCAGGGCATTCCGGCGGACATGATTGAGCGTATCTTTACTCCGTTCGTCACCACCAAGGCTCAGGGCACGGGTTTGGGCTTGGCGAAAGTCTATTCGATCATGGAAAGTCACGATGGCAGCATTGAATGTGCCAGTGAAAAAGATGCCGGCGCCACCTTCAGCCTGTTCATTCCGGCGCAAGGTGAAGACGACGGCGAGGATGAGGAAGGTCATGACGCATAA
- a CDS encoding sigma-54-dependent transcriptional regulator: MTHNVLVVDDEPKLCDLLSSALSQSGIQVFTASNGLHALKVLEQEDIDLVISDWRMPGMDGPALLAEIKVRFPELPVIVMTAYSTVKNAVQSMRNGAYDYIAKPFDIDELDITVAKALQFRDILRDNARLRAELDQHAQFDSLVGDSPAFRQVLHAIDSVRESNATILLTGESGTGKEMVARAIHKHGSRADKPFVAVNCAAIPEGLLESEMFGHRKGAFTGAVADRVGRFMQADQGTLFLDEVGDMPLALQAKILRALQERVIEPVGDPRERKVDVRVIAATNKNLLDAVANKEFREDLYYRLNVFPIPLPALRERAEDIVPLARHFAETLSATAGKRITGFSAEALQAMAAYHWPGNIRELQNCVERATIVAAKPVIEDIDLPAYLFASRPAEEGVAALLGDNPEVPADLDAALAEVEKTYILAALNETNGVQAAAASKIGISERSFWYRLKKLGIHVEKIIR; this comes from the coding sequence ATGACGCATAACGTATTGGTGGTCGACGACGAGCCCAAGCTCTGTGATTTGCTGTCGTCGGCCCTGAGCCAGAGCGGCATTCAGGTGTTCACCGCGAGTAACGGCCTGCACGCGCTCAAGGTGCTGGAGCAGGAAGACATCGACCTGGTGATCAGCGACTGGCGCATGCCCGGCATGGACGGCCCGGCGCTGCTGGCCGAGATCAAGGTGCGCTTCCCCGAGCTGCCGGTGATCGTGATGACGGCCTACAGCACGGTGAAAAACGCCGTGCAGTCGATGCGCAATGGCGCCTACGACTACATCGCCAAACCGTTCGACATCGATGAGCTGGACATCACCGTGGCCAAGGCCCTGCAGTTTCGCGACATCCTGCGCGACAACGCGCGCCTGCGCGCCGAGCTGGACCAGCACGCACAGTTCGACAGCCTGGTGGGCGACAGCCCGGCGTTCCGCCAGGTGCTGCACGCGATCGATTCGGTGCGCGAGAGTAACGCGACCATTCTGCTGACCGGCGAGAGCGGCACCGGCAAGGAAATGGTCGCCCGTGCCATCCACAAACATGGCAGCCGCGCCGACAAGCCGTTCGTGGCGGTCAATTGCGCGGCCATTCCCGAAGGCTTGCTGGAAAGTGAAATGTTTGGCCACCGCAAAGGCGCGTTTACCGGCGCCGTGGCCGACCGGGTAGGGCGCTTCATGCAGGCCGACCAGGGCACGCTGTTCCTGGACGAGGTCGGCGATATGCCGCTGGCGTTGCAGGCCAAGATTCTGCGCGCGTTGCAGGAGCGCGTGATCGAGCCGGTGGGCGACCCGAGAGAGCGCAAGGTGGATGTGCGGGTGATCGCCGCCACCAACAAGAACCTGCTGGACGCGGTGGCGAACAAGGAGTTTCGCGAAGACTTGTACTACCGCCTCAACGTGTTCCCGATTCCGCTGCCGGCCCTGCGCGAGCGCGCCGAAGACATCGTGCCCCTGGCCCGCCACTTCGCCGAAACCCTGAGCGCCACCGCCGGCAAACGTATCACCGGCTTCAGCGCGGAGGCGTTGCAGGCCATGGCGGCTTACCACTGGCCGGGCAATATTCGCGAGCTGCAAAACTGCGTGGAGCGCGCCACCATCGTCGCGGCCAAACCGGTGATCGAAGACATCGACCTGCCGGCCTATCTGTTTGCCTCCAGGCCTGCCGAGGAGGGCGTGGCAGCGCTGCTTGGCGACAACCCGGAAGTACCGGCGGACCTGGACGCCGCACTGGCGGAAGTCGAAAAAACCTACATTCTGGCGGCGTTGAACGAGACCAACGGCGTGCAAGCGGCGGCAGCGTCGAAGATCGGGATTTCCGAGAGAAGTTTCTGGTACCGCTTGAAGAAGCTCGGCATTCACGTCGAGAAGATCATCCGCTGA
- a CDS encoding GlpM family protein yields MDLFLKAALGAAVVLILAALAKTKNYYIAGLVPLFPTFALIAHYIVGKGRSVEDLKTTILFGMWSIIPYFVYLATLYVMVDRMRLEASLAVAAVAWLMAATVLVSVWVRMH; encoded by the coding sequence ATGGATCTATTTCTCAAAGCCGCCCTCGGCGCGGCGGTGGTGTTGATCCTGGCCGCGCTGGCCAAGACCAAAAACTACTACATCGCCGGGCTGGTGCCGCTGTTTCCGACCTTCGCGCTGATCGCGCACTACATCGTCGGCAAGGGCCGTTCGGTGGAGGATTTGAAGACCACCATCCTGTTCGGGATGTGGTCGATCATTCCGTACTTTGTGTACCTGGCCACGCTGTACGTCATGGTTGACCGCATGCGGTTGGAGGCGTCGCTCGCGGTGGCGGCGGTGGCATGGTTGATGGCGGCGACGGTGCTGGTCAGCGTGTGGGTTCGCATGCACTGA